In the Balaenoptera ricei isolate mBalRic1 chromosome 1, mBalRic1.hap2, whole genome shotgun sequence genome, TTTTTGGAGGAACTATAAACCGTGAACTGGTATGGGGTATGCTTTGTGGAACCAGTATGATTACTTTAACATTAGACCCCCATCTCCTCAACTAAGCTATAAACTTCAGAAGTTGGGACCATGGAGCCTCTTAGCTTTTTGTATCTCTACCACTTAGTATTATGCCCTACATActgtagatgttcaataaaagtCTGTGGGTAATGATGCCAGTGGCTAATCCTATGGAAAACCCAAACCATAGTGACAGAAACAGGGGCCTCAGATGACCAGAACACATGGGACCAGACCAAACATCAATGAGCAAATTGATCTTTAATTTGCTAACCTGGAAGGCTTGCTCTCCATCATGGGCTTGGGCCTCAGCTATTTACACAGAATCACTGTACAGTATTTACAACAAGATGCTAAACATAGCATCATTCTGGATAGGCAAAGAAGGGGTATGGAAAGGCTAGAACAAAGTCCTGAAATCAAAGTGTAAGCAGAAACCTGCAGGTGTGAGTGGAGGGAAAGGTAAGGGCAAATCATGAGAAAGGTTGGTGAGGTAGAcatgagagaggaaaaggaagcatGAAACTACTTCTGGTGCATGTGGGAAGAGTCCACTGGGACATAAAGCCTTCAAAATTATAATCTGGAGTCGGAAGGGGAAAATAACGGCCACAAGTCAcctttgtgaggaaaaagaagaaggcaGTTAGAACCTTATAGACCATACCTTCTACCTCCCATACCAAAAAGTAATCCTGCTGATTAAATTCCTATGACAGGGGACTGAGAAGGTACAAAAGAGATACAGAGACAGAATCTTAAATAGACttaagagacagtaaaaagagtcaagagagacacagacaatgcaatgaaggaggaaaagaacaaaagctcCAGCAGATCTGAACATGTGAATCATCCAAGTGACTTCACAAGTCACCCCTCCTCACCTCATCTTCCCCAAAGTTCCTCCCTCTTACTCCCAAATCTCTGGATTTTAGCTTTAACCAAGGAGTGGAGTTAGAATGAGGCCGGTACATGGGGACAATCTAAAATTCCATCTCACCAGTTCAGATCCCCTCCTTATCCTGTACCAGAATATCAGGGCTTGAGTCGGAGCCAAGGGCAGATTAGGGTGAGAATAGACAGGATGGAGGACACGAGGCCACAAAGTCCCACAATTCCAGGACCACAGCGCCAGAGGCCTAGTTTGTCCAGTGGAATGAAGAGATCACAGGCATTTCTGACCACATCCAGCAGGAGAGGGGGATGACCTCGAAGGACCCGAGCCAGGAGCAGGACTCGGAGCCGAAGCTTCAGAGCCACCTGGGGCAGACCCCCTCCTGGAGCCCCTGGACCCCCAGGTCCCCCAGTTTCAATTCCGCCTGGGACTCCTCCTCCAGAACCCTTCAGTCGCCGACTACAAGCTGAAGACTCTTGTTCCATCAGTAGACGAATCTCATAAGCATCACGACTCAAATTCATGATGAGGGAAAACAGATAGTACCTGGGATACACAGGGGAGAAAGGTCAGTACAGATACACATACCCACTTAGCATATCCAACAGAACATTTAAACTTTTTCCCCCATAGTGCAGAAGGACTACATATTAGAATACCAGAAGTGAATTGTATTACCCACTATTAGAAATGTCCTTCTACCTTTCTGTAACTAATGAGTTTATGTGTACCTTAAGATCCTGGCTTACAATAATGAGCATCATGAAATATTCCAAGATCAACCTCATATTTCACTTTTCCACTTGGCAACCCATTAGCACACACACATTCAACTTGAACTACAATaatgcaaatttttttaaaagaacaccttcagggcttccctggtgatgcagtggttgagaatccacctgccagtgcaggggacacaggttcgatccctgatccgggaagatcccacatgcgcggagtaactaagcccgtgtgccacaagtactgagcctgcgctctagagcccgcaagccacaactacttagcccacgtgccacaactattgaagcccgcacgcctagagcctgcattccgcaacaagagaagccaccgcaatgagaagcccgcgaaccgcaatgaagagtagcccccactcgccgcaaccagagaaaagcccgcgcacaaaaatgaagacccaacgcagccagaaacaataaataaataaaataaaaaaatttataaaaaaaaacaccttcagTTGTTTCAAAGACTCAAACACATAGACCATTTAAATCCAATACTTTTGTTAAAAGAAAACGAACAAAAAAATGACGCCAAGTTTGCCAACTGTGTTAGATTATAAACTCTTTAAGAACAGTCtatgttttttgatttttaatccattctgacaaCAGTGGTCTGTATTCAATATAACTGTCCTACCTCTAATACATATCCTGAATCCACATCTATCTATTGTACTCCACCACCACAGtctaagccaccatcatctcttgcttgAACTAACTACTTTAGTCTTTTAACTGGTTTCTCCACTGTCACTCTTGTCTCCCACCCCCAAGAATCTAGTTTCATATAGTAGCTGGCATAAACGTAAATCACATTATACCCTTTCTTAAAACTCTCCATGTTTTCCTTCCTAtcacatttagaataaaataccttaGACAGGCTTACAGAACTCAACATCTGACCCTGCCTCTCTAATTCCGTCTTGTACCATTCTTTCCTTCAATCACTATGCTCCAGCCACATtggtttctttctatattttgatcCCATTAAGCTTGTTCCTGCTTTAGGACCTTTACACTACCTCATCCCTCAACCTGGAATAATCTCTCTCCAAAATCTTCAAATGGCTGGCTCTTCCTTGCACTTTAGGTCTGAGCTTacatgtcacctcttcagagaagccttctctgacccccGATTCTAAAGTAGCAAGCCATTTACTGTCTATCACATGACCCTATTTTAATTTCCTGCACAGCACTTACCACtctctgatgtttttcttatttattgcttCTTTGTCCCCTCccattaaaatgtaagctccataggAGCAGGGATGTTGTTTGTCTTTACCACTGTATCCCTTTGTCTagaccagtgcctagcacatagtaagagccgaataaatatttactgaatgaaagtATAAACATGGCATATAAACTCTTCTAGGGAGTTGCTTTTCCATACCACTCCAGCCATGCCTCTGCCCCCACCCTTCATACACCAGAAGTCTTGTTATAACTGTAATCACTgagaaagatgaagagaaaagagagacataAGTGGAGATGGAAAGATgctaatataatgtaaaataacaAAGCAAATCATAGGGAAACAAATAATATGTATAGAGATCATTTTATTCCCAAATCATATTCCTTTCCACCTTCATTACAGCCTGCTCCTTAGTCCAAGCCAAAATCATTTCTTGGCTACATTAGGGCATCTTCTCCTCTTTAGCATTACTGCAATCCATTTTCCACACTACAGCAAGAGGGATCTTCTTTAAATGCAATTTGAATCATGTCACATCCCTACTTAGAACCCACTGTACTTaggataaaatttaaacaaaactaaatgaaaaaaatcctacCATTACCTAGAAGTCCTTGCATGAATGATCTGGCCCACGTCTACCTGTCCAGTTTGAACTTATGCCCTTACTCAATACCGTCCACCACACTGGCTTTCTTTCTACTGCTCTAATTCCATGAAGTCTTTCTTGGTTCAAGGCCTTAGAATGAGCTATTTTCTGCTTGGAATGGTCTTCTCTGCTACTGTTTGCTTTGTATAACTTCTACTCAGACATCAGgtctgaaataaaatttaattttcccttAGAGTTCTTCTCTGACCTTTCAATCTAAATTAGCTCCCCCTGTTATATATCTCATAACACCCTGTACTTCCCACAAATATTTGGTTTGgtgattatttgttttaatagctGATTCCCCCACTAGACTAGAAGCTTCATGAGAGCAGGAACCATAGCTCTTTGGCTCTTTGCTTTATTCCCTAGCTCATAGTAAGCAGCTACTAAGTAtttttagaatgaatgaatgaatgagtaagcaGTGAGGGGCATAAACCTGTGGTATAGACAAGAGTGGAACTAAAGCAATGTAATGAATATCTAGTCTTGTCCAATCTTAGTCATTCATCATGAAAGAGCATCTGTCTTCCATCTGCCCCCATTCATTATTCTCTGATGGTTTAAGATCTAAATGAAGGTTAGAAGCCAAGTGATTAAGATGTGTATATTCTGGGAAGACCCTAAAAGATCATCCTCTCATGAAAGGAAAGCTATGCAGTATGGAGAATACAATAGGTCTTGTAGGATAAAAGGATATCAAACCTGAATGAACGCTGGGCCCACTTCTCCTGATCCACACGGGGAGCGAGTCCAGACTTCCCAGCCCACAGGACATTGTCACAGGCGAAGTACAAGGCTCTATTGAGGTGACTAACAGTGATGCAGAATCTCAGGACAACATCTGATAGGTGCACAGCTCGTTTGGCTGACTCAAGGGCATCTGCTGAGTTACCGAGGCGTAGAACTTGTGGGGATtagcaaagaaaagcaaggatttGAAAGTAGAGAGGCAAACAGAGAGcaagacacagagaaagagagaaagcaagagagtGAAAGTCGAGCAAGTGATAGAAACAATaatgaacaatttttttaaaaaagagtagaaatagttcaatttttttgcatccaatttttattaatttgtgtCCCAGTTTAGTTTTCTCAAATTTGCCTCATTCTTTCCAATCCTTCATCACTCTTACCCCTGCTCTCTCACCTCAATCAGGAGGCCTGCAGAGGATAAGGGTAGAGGCAAATGAGGGAGAATCGACAGAGAAGGTCAAAAACAGGAAGGAGGGACTAAGGAAGAATAGCTGGGGATGGAGAAAGTGTTGAGGTAATAAAAGAAAAGGCACAATTACTTACGCTTTCTCCCTAGGCTCAGATGACCCTCCAGTTGTCGAATCTGTTTCTGTAACTCAGAACTGGCCCCATGTTTCTGCAGTGCATGGCCAAGAAGGGAGCAAGCATACTGGGCGgccctggaggagagagaggagagagaggtaaGGTAAGGTGGagacctccctcctctccccctcaaaAATGTACTTCAAAAGGCAAGTATGGACTCCCCCTTCCCCTGTTTGAGaccattcccttttctcctcttcatGGCCATATCTCACCGTTTCTCCTCCAGGCCAGGGGAAGAGAAAGGCATAAGAATAAAGAGGAGCCTAGAAGGGGTTGGGAAGCACTACTTCGAATTGAGGAAATAAGAGATCTGATAATGTAAGGCCTGAAGAGGACAATGAAGGCGGCAGGGGGTCCATCACAAGCACATCAGTGTGAGCATGTATGTGATATGTGAGGGAGTGGGGATAGTTGGAGGACAGGTTATTCTTCAGAATAGGTGAACTAAGAGATTTTCCAGGCCCTTGAGATGAATCGAGACTAGAAGGCAAGGCGGAGGCAGAGGAGCTAGCGGGTGACAGTAGGGTGAGGGGACACGGGAACTTCGGAGTgcctcctcagctctgggaagagtCCAGGTCGCTATCTGCCACGGGGCGAACGCTCCTCATTCCACCATCGCCCAGTGAAGAAAGTGCTGGTCTTATGTGAACACGCAACCCTGAGCGGCCTCCCCGCCGGCCCactcgtgcctcagtttccccatctttccCGTGAGCAGAAACGAACCATGGCCTCACGGCCGGCTCAAATCAGCCCCTCTCGGTCCGTCCGAGCCCCCGTAGCCCGATTTGACCCTTTTTGACCCCCGTAGTGTGAACTGACCTCGCCTCAAGAAGATCTTCCTCTGCCCGCCCTCCCCCCATTCCTATTCGGGCCGCACC is a window encoding:
- the PEX11B gene encoding peroxisomal membrane protein 11B isoform X2, whose protein sequence is MDAWVRFSAQSQARERLCRAAQYACSLLGHALQKHGASSELQKQIRQLEGHLSLGRKLLRLGNSADALESAKRAVHLSDVVLRFCITVSHLNRALYFACDNVLWAGKSGLAPRVDQEKWAQRSFRYYLFSLIMNLSRDAYEIRLLMEQESSACSRRLKGSGGGVPGGIETGGPGGPGAPGGGLPQVALKLRLRVLLLARVLRGHPPLLLDVVRNACDLFIPLDKLGLWRCGPGIVGLCGLVSSILSILTLICPWLRLKP
- the PEX11B gene encoding peroxisomal membrane protein 11B isoform X1, with amino-acid sequence MMFVPRAAPLGRPGGVTRGGKWGGSEAVEPGLPLSWTPGSASALRARPGSGCVGAARIGMGGGRAEEDLLEARAAQYACSLLGHALQKHGASSELQKQIRQLEGHLSLGRKLLRLGNSADALESAKRAVHLSDVVLRFCITVSHLNRALYFACDNVLWAGKSGLAPRVDQEKWAQRSFRYYLFSLIMNLSRDAYEIRLLMEQESSACSRRLKGSGGGVPGGIETGGPGGPGAPGGGLPQVALKLRLRVLLLARVLRGHPPLLLDVVRNACDLFIPLDKLGLWRCGPGIVGLCGLVSSILSILTLICPWLRLKP